The following proteins are encoded in a genomic region of Oncorhynchus gorbuscha isolate QuinsamMale2020 ecotype Even-year linkage group LG11, OgorEven_v1.0, whole genome shotgun sequence:
- the LOC124047672 gene encoding alpha-1A adrenergic receptor-like, producing the protein MDATEWIEAFIRGLMCLLGILGNNWLCLRSLPGPKSSLRTNEVLFINLAVSNLITNYLVDLPNTMADFVGYWFLGEAYCCVVQFCSELSETSSVFSTLFISVFWHQKLVGSLKRGGAPIQLDSLCLVACLLAGSWTVAVVFSVPQLFFVRLESGNESHDDCIELFPSQTARQTYEPLYLTFANALPITGIAFASIQIVITLLRHQARIQGLTLDHHKGTANSLPNNGPSVVHSSISPPLSQVIIGDSIVRAPPDLKRSSQPPAKPSPVSGTQVRAAKSVVAVATVFVVCWVTHLLLMMASNIHTSSLVLELASYIGSSYTCIIPYIFLYGVKKLSFSCRG; encoded by the coding sequence ATGGATGCAACGGAGTGGATCGAAGCCTTCATCCGAGGGCTGATGTGTCTGCTCGGGATCCTGGGGAACAACTGGCTTTGTCTCCGTTCTCTCCCCGGACCCAAGTCCAGTCTCCGCACCAATGAGGtcctcttcatcaacctggccgtCTCCAACCTCATCACCAACTACCTGGTGGACCTGCCCAATACCATGGCTGACTTTGTTGGCTACTGGTTCCTGGGGGAAGCCTACTGCTGTGTGGTCCAGTTCTGCTCTGAACTGTCAGAGACCAGCAGTGTCTTCTCCACCTTGTTTATTAGTGTGTTCTGGCACCAGAAGCTGGTGGGCTCTCTGAAACGCGGAGGAGCTCCGATCCAGCTGGATAGCCTCTGTCTCGTAGCCTGTCTCCTGGCTGGCAGCTGGACAGTGGCTGTGGTATTCAGTGTTCCACAATTATTCTTTGTCCGGTTGGAGAGTGGTAATGAGAGCCACGATGACTGTATAGAACTATTTCCCTCCCAAACTGCAAGGCAGACCTATGAGCCGTTGTATCTGACCTTCGCTAACGCCCTCCCCATCACTGGTATAGCGTTTGCTAGCATCCAGATTGTGATCACTCTGCTAAGGCACCAGGCACGTATCCAGGGCCTGACTTTGGACCATCACAAGGGGACAGCTAATTCTTTACCTAACAACGGACCTTCAGTTGTACACAGCTCGATCAGTCCCCCCCTCTCCCAGGTCATAATCGGGGACAGCATAGTCAGAGCTCCACCCGATCTGAAGAGGTCCTCTCAGCCTCCAGCTAAGCCCAGCCCAGTCTCAGGTACTCAGGTGAGGGCAGCCAAGAGCGTGGTGGCTGTGGCCACTGTGTTTGTGGTGTGCTGGGTGACCCACCTGCTGCTGATGATGGCCAGCAACATCCACACGTCCTCCTTGGTGTTGGAGCTGGCCAGCTACATCGGATCCTCTTACACCTGCATCATCCCCTACATCTTCCTCTATGGAGTAAAAAAACTGTCTTTCTCCTGCAGAGGGTAG